The genomic segment GTGGTGCACTGCTCCAGCTGACCATCTTCGCGCTCGGGATCATGCCGTACATCACGGCGAGCATCATCCTGCAGCTGCTGACCGTGGTGATCCCACGCCTCGAAGCCCTCAAGAAGGAGGGCCAGGCGGGCACCGCGAAGATCACGCAGTACACCCGATACCTGACCGTGGCGCTGGCGATCCTGCAGGGCACCGGCCTGGTGGCCACCGCCCGCGGCGGCAGCCTCTTCTCCAGCTGCACCCAGCGCTACGACATCATCTCCAGCAAGTCGATCTTCACCACCGTCACGATGGTGGTCACGATGACCGCCGGTACCGTGATGATCATGTGGCTCGGCGAGCTCATCACCGACCGCGGCATCGGCAACGGTATGTCGATCCTGATGTTCGTCTCGATCGCGGCCGGCTTCCCGGGCGCCCTGTGGTCCATCAAGAGCTCCGGCAAGATCATGGGCGGCTGGTTCGAGTTCTTCGTCGTCATCCTGATCGGCCTGGTGATGGTGGCCCTTGTGGTCTTCGTCGAACAGGCGCAACGCAGGATCCCGGTGCAGTACGCGAAGCGCATGATCGGCCGGCGGTCCTACGGCGGAACGTCCACGTATATCCCGCTCAAGGTGAACCAGGCGGGTGTGATTCCCGTCATCTTCGCCTCGTCGTTGCTCTACATTCCGGCCCTTGTCGTTCAGTTCAGCGGGTCGACAGCACCGTGGGCCCAGTGGGTCAGCGTCAACCTGACCAAGGGCGATCACCCCGCCTACCTGGCCGCTTACTTCCTGTTGATCGTCTTCTTCGCCTTCTTCTACGTCGCGATCTCGTTCAACCCCGAGGAAGTCGCCGACAATATGAAGAAGTATGGTGGCTTCATCCCGGGTATCCGGGCCGGTCGACCTACTGCTGAATACCTGAGCTACGTGTTGAACAGGATCACGTGGCCGGGATCGCTGTATCTGGGGCTCATCGCTCTCGTTCCCACCGTTGCCATCGCCTTGTTCAACGGCAGCACCAACTTCCCGTTCGGCGGGACCAGCATCCTGATCATCGTGGGTGTCGGCCTGGAGACCGTGAAACAGATCGAGAGCCAGCTCCAGCAGCGCAACTACGAAGGGTTCCTCCGCTGATGCGAATCGTCCTCGTCGGGCCGCCTGGGGCCGGCAAGGGTACGCAGGCTGCGTTCCTCGCCAAGAACCTGTCGATCCCGCACATCTCGACGGGCGACCTCTTCCGCGCGAACATCAGCCAGGGCACCGCCCTGGGCAAGCAGGCGAAGTCCTACATGGACGCCGGCAACCTGGTGCCCGACGAAGTGACCATCGGGATGGCGAAGGACCGGCTTGACGAGCCGGACACCGAGGGCGGCTTCCTGCTCGACGGATTCCCGCGCAACGTGCACCAGGCCGAGGCGCTCGACGCCTATCTGGTCGAGCGCGGTATCGCGCTCGACGGGGTCCTGGACCTGGAGGTCCCGGAGGACGAGGTCGTCAAGCGGATCGCCGGCCGGCGTACCTGCCGCCTCGACTCGGCGCACACCTTCCACATCACGTACAAGCAGCCCAAGGTCGAGGGCGTCTGCGACGAGTGCGGCGGCGAGCTCTACCAGCGGGACGACGACTCCGAGGCGACCGTGCGCAACCGCCTCGCCGTCTACCACCGCGAGACCGAGCCGATCATCGACTACTACAAGCAGCAGGACCTGGTGGCGACGATCTCGGCGCTCGGTCCGGTCGCGGAAGTCACCCAGCGGGCGATGGACGCACTGAAGAGCAACAAGAGCGCGTAGTACCCACACGTACACAGGTCGGCCGCGGTGCCCAGGTGGCACCGCGGCCGTACTGTTTGAGTGACGACTTTTTCAGAGAGGGCCACAGGCATGGTCGAGATCAAGACCCCGGAGCAGATCGCCAAGATGCGCGAGGCGGGGTTGGTCGTCGCGGCCATCCACCGGGCGTGCGGCGAGGCCGCGGTTCCGGGCGTGAGCACCAAGGAGCTCGACGAGATCGCCGCGAAGGTGATCGCCGAGCACGGTGCCAAGCCGAACTTCCTCGGATACGGCGGCTTCACCGGCAACATCTGCACCTCGGTCAACGATGTCGTGGTGCACGGCATCCCGGACCGGGAGACCGTCCTGAAGGACGGCGACCTCATCTCCATCGACGCGGGCGCCATCATCGACGGCTGGCACGGCGACGCGGCCTTCACGGCCTTCGTGGGCACCGGTCACGCTCCGGAGCTCATCGAGCTGAGCCGGGTGACCGAGGAGTCCATGTGGGCCGGTATCGCCGCGATGAAGAAGGGCAACCGGCTCTCCGACGTCTCGGCGGCGATCGAGGGGTACATCCGCCGCCAGCCGCGGCCGGCCTCCGGCAAGTACGGCATCGTCGAGGAGTACGGCGGCCACGGCATCGGCTCCGAGATGCACATGGACCCGCATCTGCTGAACTACGTCAACAAGAAGCGCGGCCGGGGCATGAAGCTGGTGCCGGGCGTCTGCCTGGCCATCGAGCCGATGGTCACCCTCGGCACCCCGCACACCCACGTCCTCGAGGACGAGTGGACGGTCAAGAGCGACGACGGGTCCTGGTCCAGTCACTGGGAGCACTCGATCGCGCTGACCGAGCAGGGCCCGCTGGTGCTCACCGCCGTCGACGGCGGCAAGGCGAAGCTGGCGGAGTACGGGATCACGGCGGCCCCCGACCCGCTGGCGTGAGCCGCGGAGGGTCGTCGGATGCTGTTGGGCCGGGTGGAGTAACGATCACCCAACGTGGGCATCTACCCCGGATTCGTCATTCCGGGGTGCCTGCCGTAGACTGACACGTCGGCTCATGTATACCCGCATGTCTGCGTGATTTACCTGAGCCGATCAAGGTAGCCGATTCGAAGGGCGAAGCGTGGCCAAGAAGCAAGGTGCCATCGAAATCGAGGGCACCGTGATCGAGTCTCTCCCGAACGCGATGTTCCGGGTAGAGCTCCAGAACGGTCACAAGGTCCTCGCGCACATCAGCGGCAAGATGCGTATGCACTACATCCGCATCCTTCCCGATGACAGGGTCGTTGTGGAGCTGTCTCCCTACGACTTGACGCGCGGACGGATCGTCTACCGCTACAAGTAGATCTCGCTGCTGCCCCGCTCCCGTGGGGCGATGGCACGACCCGGAGAACCTGACATCACATGAAGGTCAAGCCGAGCGTCAAGAAGATCTGCGACAAGTGCAAGGTGATCCGCCGTCACGGTCGGGTCATGGTCATCTGCGACAACCTGCGCCACAAGCAGCGCCAGGGCTGACGCACGACCTGCAACTCGCAGTTCTTCCCGCGACGCACACACAGTAATTACGCAGTCACCCGTCCCGGTACGCCGGGACGACACCTTCGGCGGGGGCCGAGGACCCGGAACGTACCTCGTACGGCGGCCGGGAACGGTACTGCGGAAGACCTCCGAATCAACAGGAGCCATGAATGGCACGCCTTTCCGGCGTTGACCTCCCGCGTGAGAAGCGCGTGGAGATCGCCCTCACCTACGTCTTCGGCATCGGTCGCACCCGTGCCCAGGAGACCCTGAAGAACACTGGTGTGAACCCCGACATCCGCGTTCGCGACCTTGCCGAGGAAGACCTCGTCAAGCTCCGCGACTACGTGGACGCCAACTTCAAGACCGAGGGTGACCTCCGTCGCGAGGTGCAGGCCGACATCCGCCGCAAGGTGGAGATCGGCTGCTACCAGGGTCTGCGTCACCGTCGTGGCCTTCCGGTCCACGGTCAGCGCACGCACACCAACGCTCGTACCCGTAAGGGTCCGCGTCGCGCCATCGCCGGTAAGAAGAAGCCGGGCAAGAAGTAGTCCTAGCGGACGCAACTGCGGTGCCGCCGGGGGGCGACCCCGGATCTCCGCAGAAGAAAGCGGTTCGCTCAGGACCGACCACCTCCACGGGAGTAATACATGCCTCCGAAGGGCCGTCAGGGCGCAGTCAAGAAGGTGCGCCGCAAGGAAAAGAAGAACGTCGCTCATGGGCACGCCCACATCAAGAGCACGTTCAACAACACGATCGTCTCGATCACGGACCCCTCGGGCAACGTGATCGCTTGGGCCTCTGCCGGCCATGTCGGCTTCAAGGGCTCGCGCAAGTCGACTCCGTTCGCCGCGCAGATGGCCGCCGAATCGGCTGCCCGTCGCGCGCAGGAGCACGGCATGCGCAAGGTCGACGTCTTCGTCAAGGGTCCCGGCTCCGGCCGTGAGACCGCGATCCGCTCCCTCCAGGCCACTGGCCTCGAGGTCGGCTCGATTCAGGACGTCACCCCCACTCCGCACAACGGATGCCGCCCGCCCAAGCGCCGCCGCGTCTGACCACCTGAAGTAGGAGACAAGACAATATGGCGCGTTACACCGGGGCCGACTGCAAGCGTTGCCGTCGGGAGAAGCAGAAGCTGTTCCTCAAGGGCAGCAAGTGCGAGAGCGCAAAGTGCCCGATCGAGATCCGTCCTTACCCCCCGGGTGAGCACGGCCGCGGGCGCACCAAGGACAGCGAGTACCTCCTTCAGCTTCGCGAGAAGCAGAAGTGTGCCCGTATCTACGGTGTACTCGAGAAGCAGTTCGTGAACTACTACAAGGAAGCGAACCAGAAGTCCGGCAAGACCGGTGAGAACCTTCTGCGCATCCTTGAGATCCGTCTCGACAACGTGGTCTACCGGGCCGGCTTCGCCAAGTCCCGTGACCACGCCCGTCAGCTGGTTCGTCACGGACACATCACCGTGAACGGCCGCAAGACCGACATCCCGTCGGCTCGCGTGGCTGTGAACGACATCGTCGAGGTTCGTGAGTCCTCGCGTCAGATGACCCCGTTCGTGGTCGCTGCCGCCGAGGCCGGCGAGAAGACCGTGCCCGCGTGGCTCGAGTCGATCCCGTCGAAGCTCCGGATCCTCGTGCACTCGCTGCCCGAGCGGCCTGTTATCGACACGCAGGTCCAGGAGCAGCTGATCGTGGAGCTCTACTCCAAGTAGTAGTGGCTCAGCGATACGGGCGGTACGACCTCGGGGGGACCCCTGGGGCCGTACCGCCCGTACCCTTGCAGTACCCCTCGGCATCAAATAGCGGATGCCGATGACTGGAGGAACATCATGCTTATCGCTCAGCGTCCGTCGCTGACCGAAGAGGTCGTCGACGAATTCCGCTCCCGGTTCGTGATCGAGCCGCTGGAGCCGGGCTTCGGCTACACCCTCGGAAACTCCCTTCGCCGCACGCTTCTCTCCTCGATCCCCGGCGCCGCTGTCACCAGCATCCGGGTCGACGGCGTTCTGCACGAGTTCACCACCGTGCCGGGCGTCAAGGAGGACGTGACCGACGTCATCCTCAACATCAAGCAGCTCGTCGTCTCCTCGGAGCACGACGAGCCCGTCGTGATGTACCTGCGCAAGCAGGGCCCGGGTGTCGTCACCGCCGCCGACATCGCGCCCCCGGCCGGTGTCGAGGTGCACAACCCCGACCTGGTTCTGGCCACCCTGAACGCCAAGGGCAAGCTGGAGATGGAGCTGACCGTCGAGCGCGGTCGCGGCTACGTCTCCGCCGTCCAGAACAAGCAGCAGGGCCAGGAGATCGGCCGTATCCCGGTCGACTCCATCTACAGCCCGGTGCTCAAGGTCACGTACAAGGTCGAGGCGACCCGTGTCGAGCAGCGCACCGACTTCGACAAGCTGATCGTCGACGTCGAGACCAAGCAGGCCATGCGCCCGCGCGACGCCATGGCGTCGGCCGGCAAGACCCTGGTCGAGCTGTTCGGCCTGGCCCGCGAGCTCAACGTCGACGCCGAGGGCATCGACATGGGCCCGTCCCCGACGGACGCCGCTCTGGCCGCCGATCTGGCGCTGCCGATCGAGGAGCTCGAGCTCACCGTTCGTTCGTACAACTGCCTCAAGCGCGAGGGCATCCACTCCGTGGGTGAGCTCGTCGCCCGCTCCGAGGCCGACCTGCTCGACATCCGCAACTTCGGTGCGAAGTCGATCGACGAGGTCAAGGCGAAGCTGGCCGGCATGGGCCTGGCCCTCAAGGACAGCCCGCCCGGATTCGACCCCACCGCCGCCGCCGACGCCTTCGGCGCCGACGACGACGTGGACGCCGGCTTCGTGGAGACCGAGCAGTACTGATCCGACTCCGTCGCGGAGGCGGGCGCGACCGCGGTTCACCCCGCCGGTCCCCGCCCCCGCGCGGTTCGGCAAGGACTTCTGGCAGGCACACGCCCGTCGGACACTGACACCGGTACCTGATCCGGCCGGTGCAGAAAAGAAGGAGAAAGACCATGCCTCAGCCCGCCAAGGGTGCCCGTCTGGGCGGCAGCGCCGCGCACGAGCGTCACCTGCTCGCGAACCTTGCGAAGGCGCTGTTCGAGCACGGCCGCATCACCACCACCGAGGCCAAGGCGCGTCGTCTGCGTCCGGTCGCGGAGCGCCTCATCACCAAGGCGAAGAAGGGCGACATCCACAACCGTCGCCAGGTGCTGGCCACCATCACCGACAAGAGCATCGTGCACACGCTCTTCACGGAGATCGGCCCGCGCTACGAGAACCGCCCCGGTGGCTACACGCGTATCACCAAGATCGGCAACCGTCGTGGCGACAACGCCCCGATGGCGGTCATCGAGCTGGTCGAGGCCCTGACCGTGGCCCAGGCCGCCACCGGTGAGGCCGAAGCCGCGACGAAGCGCGCGGTGAAGGAAGACACCCTCAAGAAGGACGACGCCGTCGAGGCGAAGTCCGACGAGGTCGTCGAGGACGCCAAGCCGGCCGAGAAGGCCGACGAGGAGTCGAAGGACGCCTGATCCAGGCGTTCGGCGTACTACGGACGGGCCCGCTCCCAGCTTCTGGGGGCGGGCCCGTTCCGCATGCACGGCATGATCAGCACCATCGGCACGAGAGGACCGCACGGTGAGCGACGAGGTGGAGCCCGGTTTCGTACGGGTGCGGCTGGACCTGTCGTACGACGGGGCCGAATTCTCCGGCTGGGCGAAGCAGCGGACCCGGCGCACCGTGCAGGGCGACCTGGAGGCGGCGCTGCAGACCGTCATGCGGCTGCGGGAGCCGGTCTCGCTGACCGTGGCGGGCCGTACGGACGCGGGGGTGCACGCGCGCGGCCAGGTCGCGCACCTGGACCTGGCCGAGGACGTGTGGGCCGAGCACGGCGAGAAGCTGCTCAGGCGGCTCGCGGGGAAGCTCCCGCAGGACGTGCGGGTGTGGCGGGTCGCCGTGGCCCCGCGGGCCTTCAACGCCCGGTTCTCGGCGATCTGGCGGCGTTACGCGTACCGGGTCGGCGACCAGCAGGCCGGGGTCGACCCGCTGCTGCGCGGGCACGTGCTGTGGCACGACCGGCCGCTGGACGTGGACCTCATGAACGAGGCGGCCGGGAAGCTGCTCGGTGAGCACGATTTCGCGGCGTACTGCAAGAAGCGCGAGGGTGCGACGACCATCCGCAAGCTGCTCGATCTGCACTGGGAGCGCACGCCCGAGGGGATCGCCGTCGCGACCGTGCGGGCCGACGCGTTCTGCCACAACATGGTGCGGGCGCTGGTCGGCTCCATGCTGCTGGTCGGGGACGGGCACCGGCCTGCGGAGTTCCCCGGCGAGGTGCTGGCCGGCGGGGTCCGCAATTCCGCGGTCAATGTGGTGCGCCCGCACGGGCTGACGCTGGAGGAGGTCGGCTACCCCGCGGACGACCAGCTCGCGGCCCGCAACCTGCTGGCCCGCAATCTGCGGACGCTGCCCGGCTGCCTCTGAGCGGCCGGGTCCGGCGGGGTCCAGGGACCCCGCCGGTCGTGTCTTCCTAGTTCCCGGCGGCCGTGTCGCGCGCCGCGGCGTCCTTGCCCCGCTGCACGATCCGCTCGAAGGCGAAGTTCGACGCGTCGGTCCCGGCCTGCTTGGAGGCGGTGTCGGCGGCGGTGGCGGTCGTGCCGTTCTTCGGCCCCGAGATCGTGAAGTAGGCGTAGCGGCCGACCGCGTTGGAGGTCGTCCAGCAGGACACGTTGTGGCAGAACGTACTGACTCCGCCGCCGTTCAGCGGCAGCAGGAACCGCGGGGTGGCCTTGGCCTTGAGGGCCGGCGCCTTGTCGTCGAAGACCGCGACGCCGACGGTGACCGCGGAGCCGCCCAGCACGTACGTCGCCCGGATCACCTGGCGGCAGTGGTTCTGCGGCAGCGCCGTCGCGAGGCCGTCGGTGGCCGCCGCGGCGCAGCTCGTCGTCTGGGTGCCGGCGGTCCTGGTGTACGTCCGGCCCGCGATCGTCATGAGCTTGCCGGGGAAGAGGGTCTCCGCGCTGACGGGGGCGGTGTCCTTCTTGGCCGTGGAGATGTAGTCGAGGGGGTTCTTCGGGGGCGGCGGCGCGACCGAGGAGAACGACGGCTCGGGCGGCAGCGGCTGGGAGGGCGCCGTGGTGGTGGGGCCGGCCTTCGGCTTGCCGTCGGTCTTGTTGGACGCCACGACGGCGGCCGCCACGATCCCCGCGACGGCCACCGCGGCGAGCGCTCCGCCGCCGACCATGAACAGCTTGCGGCGCTTCGCCGCGGCCTCGCGCTGCGCGGCGAGTGCTCCCCAGTCGGGGGCGTTGGTCTGCGGGGACTGCGGGAAGGCGCCGGGGCCGGCCGCCGGGCCCTGCGACTGCTGGGGGAAGGACGGCGGGGCGCCGCCGGCGCCGAGGCCGCTCGTCGGCGGGGCCCAGGCGGGAGCCTGCGGTGTGTCGGGGCCGCCCTGCGCGGGCTGCTGGGGCTGCTGCCGGTCCCGGTCGGACTGCTGGGCGCCGGCCGGGGGCCAGGCCTGCGCTCCGGGGCCGTACGGGTCCGGCTGCGCCTGCGGGGCGGTGCCGTCGGGAGCGGTGCCCCCGGGTATCCGCGGTGGCTGCGGGGCGCCCGCCGCGGGCGGTCCGGCCTGGTAGGGGAGCGGCCGGGACGGGATGACCCGCCCCTCCAGCACCTCGCGCCGGCCCTCGCCCTCGGACTCGGGCGGGGTGGGCGCCGTGAAGCCCTGGCGCGGGTCGTGGGGAGGCGTGGGCCCATCAGTCATGACGCGCATCATATTCGGCGAACGGGTGACGCGGACGCCCGATCCGGGCGGTCCGGGGCCCCGGTGTCCGGGTGCTGGAAATCGGTTTGGGCCGGGGCCCTGGCAGGGGCGAGAATCCTGAGCTATGGGACATGTAGAGGCGGCACACCTGGAGTACTACCTTCCGGATGGACGGGTGCTGCTCGGCGACGTCTCGTTCCGGGTGGGAGAAGGCGCCAAGGTCGCTCTGGTCGGGGCGAACGGCGCGGGCAAGACGACCCTGCTGCGGCTGATCTCGGGGGAGCTCAAGCCGGACGGCGGCTCGGTGACCATCAGCGGCGGGCTCGGTGTCATGCCGCAGTTCGTGGGTTCGGTCCGGGACGACCGGACGGTCCGGGACCTGCTGGTCTCCGTATCGCGGGCGCGGATCAGGACGGCCGCGAAGGCCGTGGACGCGGCCGAGCTGGCGATCATGGCGCAGGACGACGAACCGGCCCAGATGGCCTACGCCCACGCGCTCAGCGACTGGGCGGAGGCGCACGGCTACGAGGCCGAGAACATGTGGGACATGTGCACCCTGTCCGCGCTGGGCGTCCCGTACGAGCGGGCGCAGTGGCGCGAGGTCAAGACGCTCTCCGGCGGTGAGCAGAAGCGCCTGGTGCTGGAGGCCCTGCTGCGCGGCACCGACGAGGTGCTGCTGCTGGACGAGCCGGACAACTATCTGGACGTGCCCGGCAAGCGCTGGCTGGAGGAACAGCTCGCGCAGACCAAGAAGACCGTGTTGTTCGTCTCGCACGACCGGGAGCTGCTGGCCCGCTCCGCCGAGCGGATCGTCAGCGTCGAGCCGGGGCCCGCGGGCTCCGACGTCTGGGTGCACGGCGGTGGCTTCGGCACGTACCACCAGGCGCGCAAGGACCGCTTCGCGCGGTTCGAGGAGCTGCGGCGCCGGTGGGAGGAAGAACACACCAAGATCAAGCAGATGGTCTTCCGGCTGCGCCAGCAGGCCGCGATCAGTCCGGACATGGCGTCGCGTTACCACGCGGCCCAGACCCGGCTGAAGCGCTTCGAGGACGCGGGGGCCCCGCAGGAG from the Streptomyces sp. RKAG293 genome contains:
- the secY gene encoding preprotein translocase subunit SecY, encoding MLTAFAQAFKTPDLRKKLLFTLGIMVLFRLGAHVPVPGVDYKVVNACIKDAGGGQGLFSLVNLFSGGALLQLTIFALGIMPYITASIILQLLTVVIPRLEALKKEGQAGTAKITQYTRYLTVALAILQGTGLVATARGGSLFSSCTQRYDIISSKSIFTTVTMVVTMTAGTVMIMWLGELITDRGIGNGMSILMFVSIAAGFPGALWSIKSSGKIMGGWFEFFVVILIGLVMVALVVFVEQAQRRIPVQYAKRMIGRRSYGGTSTYIPLKVNQAGVIPVIFASSLLYIPALVVQFSGSTAPWAQWVSVNLTKGDHPAYLAAYFLLIVFFAFFYVAISFNPEEVADNMKKYGGFIPGIRAGRPTAEYLSYVLNRITWPGSLYLGLIALVPTVAIALFNGSTNFPFGGTSILIIVGVGLETVKQIESQLQQRNYEGFLR
- a CDS encoding adenylate kinase yields the protein MRIVLVGPPGAGKGTQAAFLAKNLSIPHISTGDLFRANISQGTALGKQAKSYMDAGNLVPDEVTIGMAKDRLDEPDTEGGFLLDGFPRNVHQAEALDAYLVERGIALDGVLDLEVPEDEVVKRIAGRRTCRLDSAHTFHITYKQPKVEGVCDECGGELYQRDDDSEATVRNRLAVYHRETEPIIDYYKQQDLVATISALGPVAEVTQRAMDALKSNKSA
- the map gene encoding type I methionyl aminopeptidase; the encoded protein is MVEIKTPEQIAKMREAGLVVAAIHRACGEAAVPGVSTKELDEIAAKVIAEHGAKPNFLGYGGFTGNICTSVNDVVVHGIPDRETVLKDGDLISIDAGAIIDGWHGDAAFTAFVGTGHAPELIELSRVTEESMWAGIAAMKKGNRLSDVSAAIEGYIRRQPRPASGKYGIVEEYGGHGIGSEMHMDPHLLNYVNKKRGRGMKLVPGVCLAIEPMVTLGTPHTHVLEDEWTVKSDDGSWSSHWEHSIALTEQGPLVLTAVDGGKAKLAEYGITAAPDPLA
- the infA gene encoding translation initiation factor IF-1, translated to MAKKQGAIEIEGTVIESLPNAMFRVELQNGHKVLAHISGKMRMHYIRILPDDRVVVELSPYDLTRGRIVYRYK
- the rpmJ gene encoding 50S ribosomal protein L36; amino-acid sequence: MKVKPSVKKICDKCKVIRRHGRVMVICDNLRHKQRQG
- the rpsM gene encoding 30S ribosomal protein S13; this encodes MARLSGVDLPREKRVEIALTYVFGIGRTRAQETLKNTGVNPDIRVRDLAEEDLVKLRDYVDANFKTEGDLRREVQADIRRKVEIGCYQGLRHRRGLPVHGQRTHTNARTRKGPRRAIAGKKKPGKK
- the rpsK gene encoding 30S ribosomal protein S11, translated to MPPKGRQGAVKKVRRKEKKNVAHGHAHIKSTFNNTIVSITDPSGNVIAWASAGHVGFKGSRKSTPFAAQMAAESAARRAQEHGMRKVDVFVKGPGSGRETAIRSLQATGLEVGSIQDVTPTPHNGCRPPKRRRV
- the rpsD gene encoding 30S ribosomal protein S4, which translates into the protein MARYTGADCKRCRREKQKLFLKGSKCESAKCPIEIRPYPPGEHGRGRTKDSEYLLQLREKQKCARIYGVLEKQFVNYYKEANQKSGKTGENLLRILEIRLDNVVYRAGFAKSRDHARQLVRHGHITVNGRKTDIPSARVAVNDIVEVRESSRQMTPFVVAAAEAGEKTVPAWLESIPSKLRILVHSLPERPVIDTQVQEQLIVELYSK
- a CDS encoding DNA-directed RNA polymerase subunit alpha gives rise to the protein MLIAQRPSLTEEVVDEFRSRFVIEPLEPGFGYTLGNSLRRTLLSSIPGAAVTSIRVDGVLHEFTTVPGVKEDVTDVILNIKQLVVSSEHDEPVVMYLRKQGPGVVTAADIAPPAGVEVHNPDLVLATLNAKGKLEMELTVERGRGYVSAVQNKQQGQEIGRIPVDSIYSPVLKVTYKVEATRVEQRTDFDKLIVDVETKQAMRPRDAMASAGKTLVELFGLARELNVDAEGIDMGPSPTDAALAADLALPIEELELTVRSYNCLKREGIHSVGELVARSEADLLDIRNFGAKSIDEVKAKLAGMGLALKDSPPGFDPTAAADAFGADDDVDAGFVETEQY
- the rplQ gene encoding 50S ribosomal protein L17 gives rise to the protein MPQPAKGARLGGSAAHERHLLANLAKALFEHGRITTTEAKARRLRPVAERLITKAKKGDIHNRRQVLATITDKSIVHTLFTEIGPRYENRPGGYTRITKIGNRRGDNAPMAVIELVEALTVAQAATGEAEAATKRAVKEDTLKKDDAVEAKSDEVVEDAKPAEKADEESKDA
- the truA gene encoding tRNA pseudouridine(38-40) synthase TruA; amino-acid sequence: MSDEVEPGFVRVRLDLSYDGAEFSGWAKQRTRRTVQGDLEAALQTVMRLREPVSLTVAGRTDAGVHARGQVAHLDLAEDVWAEHGEKLLRRLAGKLPQDVRVWRVAVAPRAFNARFSAIWRRYAYRVGDQQAGVDPLLRGHVLWHDRPLDVDLMNEAAGKLLGEHDFAAYCKKREGATTIRKLLDLHWERTPEGIAVATVRADAFCHNMVRALVGSMLLVGDGHRPAEFPGEVLAGGVRNSAVNVVRPHGLTLEEVGYPADDQLAARNLLARNLRTLPGCL
- a CDS encoding ABC-F family ATP-binding cassette domain-containing protein, with amino-acid sequence MGHVEAAHLEYYLPDGRVLLGDVSFRVGEGAKVALVGANGAGKTTLLRLISGELKPDGGSVTISGGLGVMPQFVGSVRDDRTVRDLLVSVSRARIRTAAKAVDAAELAIMAQDDEPAQMAYAHALSDWAEAHGYEAENMWDMCTLSALGVPYERAQWREVKTLSGGEQKRLVLEALLRGTDEVLLLDEPDNYLDVPGKRWLEEQLAQTKKTVLFVSHDRELLARSAERIVSVEPGPAGSDVWVHGGGFGTYHQARKDRFARFEELRRRWEEEHTKIKQMVFRLRQQAAISPDMASRYHAAQTRLKRFEDAGAPQEPPREQDIKMRLRGGRTGVRAVTCQGLELTGLMKPFDLEIYYGERVAVLGSNGSGKSHFLRLLAGQDVRHTGSWKLGARVVPGHFAQTHAHPELEGRSLVDILWTENAHDRGRAMGVLRRYELERQGDQNFGSLSGGQQARFQILLMELAGTTALLLDEPTDNLDLESAEALQEGLEAYDGTVLAVTHDRWFARSFDRYLVFGSDGVVRESAEPVWDERRVERKR